A genomic region of Polypterus senegalus isolate Bchr_013 chromosome 17, ASM1683550v1, whole genome shotgun sequence contains the following coding sequences:
- the LOC120517870 gene encoding cyclic GMP-AMP synthase-like — protein MMSTLQMLEKLYQNKVDFSANELNPYRSFAEQVVITVLAEVQNNLRSTDPKISLEPIGTGSSFEGVKVKPDLEFDFMVPIQIILDEIIFSDKNPDIPVCFGLIQIKRPVSQEAKSKWATDLDFILKFCVQLNRHGHVLSAGKIQQWFQSMCARTLPELKEHFPGINFTFQKNGPARTLVFDYYGKKMNIDIVPAVPYKGVYLVAKMTSHLDLGEAAWRLSFSTHEKAFFDSLRRNSCYFKCLNILKYLRENDKEICPSFQLNFCYFKCLKILKYLRENDKKICPSSQLTSRCPSYYLKTAFFHYVLQIDKYVWQNYNLETQVKGLLLYLAKCMKQQYLPHIFLGNKELVGRRDLWLQDIPLTFFHFKKTNLLKEVNKETLHQISLRLIYIHDNLDKVLQQLCCSPECLQQYSKSSSVRIRDPTDELVRRAEVVCEMEYVSRHHSDPSFEEYDFDSQQHKLRRCKILCVIACVVFISFIYLLMLLRYMSEYRPGKK, from the coding sequence atgatgtcCACTCTGCAAATGCTGGAGAAACTCTATCAGAACAAAGTGGACTTCAGTGCCAATGAGCTTAACCCCTACCGATCTTTTGCAGAACAGGTGGTCATCACTGTCCTGGCAGAAGTCCAGAACAATTTAAGATCTACAGACCCGAAAATAAGTCTGGAGCCCATTGGCACTGGCAGCAGTTTTGAAGGTGTGAAGGTCAAACCGGATTTGGAGTTTGACTTCATGGTTCCAATTCAGATAATCTTGGATGAGATTATCTTTTCAGATAAGAATCCTGATATTCCAGTTTGCTTTGGATTAATTCAGATTAAAAGGCCAGTGTCACAGGAAGCAAAATCCAAATGGGCAACTGATTTAGATTTCATACTCAAGTTCTGTGTTCAGTTAAATAGACATGGCCATGTATTGTCTGCGGGGAAGATCCAGCAGTGGTTCCAGTCCATGTGTGCCCGTACTCTGCCCGAGCTCAAAGAACACTTCCCTGGAAtcaattttacatttcaaaagaatggtCCTGCAAGGACTCTTGTCTTTGATTATTATGGTAAAAAGATGAATATTGACATTGTGCCTGCTGTTCCATACAAGGGTGTCTACCTTGTAGCAAAGATGACCTCACATCTTGACCTTGGGGAGGCTGCATGGAGACTTTCCTTCTCCACCCATGAGAAGGCTTTCTTTGACAGCCTGCGACGCAACTCCTGTTACTTCAAGTGCCTGAATATCCTAAAATACCTGAGGGAGAATGATAAGGAAATATGTCCATCCTTCCAGTTGAACTTCTGTTACTTCAAGTGCCTGAAGATCCTAAAATATCTGAGGGAGAATGATAAGAAAATATGTCCATCCTCCCAGTTGACCTCCAGATGTCCTTCGTACTACCTGAAAACAGCATTTTTCCATTATGTATTACAAATTGATAAATATGTCTGGCAGAACTATAACTTGGAAACACAAGTAAAGGGTCTCCTTCTGTACCTGGCTAAATGTATGAAGCAACAGTACCTTCCACACATCTTTTTGGGGAATAAAGAGCTGGTAGGCAGACGTGATTTGTGGCTGCAGGATATTCCTTTAACGTTTTTCCACTTTAAGAAGACAAACCTTTTGAAAGAAGTTAATAAAGAAACCTTGCACCAGATCAGTCTGAGGCTGATTTACATTCATGATAACCTTGACAAGGTGCTTCAACAATTGTGCTGTTCTCCAGAGTGTTTACAGCAATATTCTAAGTCCTCCTCAGTTCGCATCAGAGACCCAACAGATGAGTTGGTTAGAAGAGCAGAAGTAGTGTGCGAAATGGAGTATGTCAGTCGTCATCACAGTGATCCATCATTTGAGGAATACGATTTTGACAGTCAACAACACAAGCTACGGCGGTGTAAAATTTTGTGTGTGATCGCTTGTGTTGttttcatttcctttatttatttgttaatgctACTGCGATACATGTCAGAATATAGACCTGGAAAAAAATGA